The following are encoded together in the Phoenix dactylifera cultivar Barhee BC4 unplaced genomic scaffold, palm_55x_up_171113_PBpolish2nd_filt_p 000993F, whole genome shotgun sequence genome:
- the LOC120107734 gene encoding pectinesterase-like, which produces MAKLITHFFALSLIMVISVATSNPILSCQETPHPHVCSSVISTSPLAAQTKTQSGFRNLALQAAMDRAARALELVSAMDVSSLDGQAKAAWADCLELCQDTIGKLNRSMSSPSYDDSQTWLSAAMANHQTCRNGFIELGSSFPLDSLPFTSYNISELLSNSLAINKAMAPAKSGGIRRLLSDGFPNWLSAADRKLLQSSSINADLVVAKDGSGDYDTISAAIAAATKQSSGTSRFVIHVKAGVYNENVGTSIKNLMIIGDGIDATVVTGSKNVQDGSTTFSSATFAVTGDGFIARGMTFQNTAGPQKNQAVAFRSSSDLSAYYQCSFEGYQDTLYVYSQRQFYRDCNIYGTVDFIFGDAAVVFQNCDMYVRKPMSGQKNTVTAQGRTDPNENTGISIHDSAVTAASDLKPVQGSFQTYLGRPWQKYSRTVYMKTSLDSLIDPAGWLEWNGDFALSTLYYGEYMNTGAGADTSRRVNWPGYHVITSAAVASQFTVGNFLSGGSWIPATGVPYTSDL; this is translated from the exons ATGGCTAAGTTAATAACACATTTCTTTGCCCTCTCTCTCATTATGGTCATTAGTGTGGCAACAAGTAACCCAATATTATCATGCCAAGAAACCCCTCATCCTCATGTGTGCAGTTCCGTCATAAGCACTAGCCCTCTAGCTGCCCAAACCAAAACACAATCCGGGTTCCGTAACCTAGCCCTCCAGGCAGCCATGGACCGAGCAGCACGAGCCCTTGAGCTCGTGTCGGCCATGGACGTAAGCTCGTTGGATGGGCAGGCAAAAGCTGCATGGGCTGATTGCTTGGAGCTCTGTCAAGACACCATTGGCAAGCTTAACCGCTCCATGAGCTCACCATCGTATGATGATTCTCAGACCTGGCTAAGTGCGGCAATGGCCAATCACCAGACCTGTCGAAATGGATTTATTGAGCTTGGTTCTTCCTTTCCCTTGGATTCACTACCCTTCACGTCATATAACATATCGGAGTTGCTCAGCAACTCTCTGGCCATTAACAAAGCGATGGCACCAGCCAAGTCAGGTGGTATTCGTCGGTTGCTCTCCGATGGATTCCCCAACTGGCTATCTGCCGCCGATCGTAAGCTTCTTCAATCTTCGTCAATAAACGCCGATCTTGTTGTGGCCAAAGATGGCTCCGGAGATTATGATACCATCTCAGCAGCCATTGCAGCTGCTACGAAGCAAAGCAGCGGCACATCAAGATTCGTGATCCATGTCAAAGCCGGTGTTTACAATGAGAATGTCGGAACATCGATAAAGAATCTAATGATAATTGGAGATGGAATAGATGCTACCGTTGTTACTGGTAGTAAGAACGTGCAAGATGGCTCCACAACGTTCAGTTCTGCAACTTTCG CGGTCACCGGGGATGGCTTCATCGCTCGAGGCATGACCTTCCAGAACACAGCAGGGCCCCAGAAGAACCAGGCAGTTGCCTTCCGGTCAAGCTCAGACCTCTCGGCCTACTACCAGTGCAGCTTCGAGGGCTACCAGGACACCCTCTACGTCTACTCCCAGCGTCAATTCTACCGCGACTGCAACATCTACGGCACGGTCGACTTCATCTTCGGCGACGCCGCGGTGGTCTTCCAGAACTGCGACATGTACGTCAGGAAGCCGAtgagcggccagaagaacaccgTGACAGCCCAGGGGCGTACCGACCCGAATGAGAACACTGGGATTTCGATTCACGATTCGGCGGTCACAGCCGCATCGGACCTCAAGCCGGTGCAGGGATCATTCCAGACCTACCTCGGCCGGCCGTGGCAGAAGTATTCGAGGACGGTATACATGAAGACGTCACTAGATAGCTTAATTGATCCGGCTGGATGGCTCGAGTGGAATGGTGACTTTGCTTTAAGTACTTTGTACTACGGGGAGTACATGAACACCGGCGCAGGGGCCGATACTAGTCGCCGGGTGAACTGGCCCGGGTACCATGTTATCACGAGCGCGGCGGTGGCCAGCCAGTTcacagtggggaacttcttgtCCGGGGGCTCATGGATTCCGGCCACCGGAGTCCCATATACATCTGATCTTTAA
- the LOC120107733 gene encoding serine/threonine-protein phosphatase BSL3-like, with protein sequence MARKRKSDATHFDEVDRTLYSIFCSAANSPSRPLIALVVKWIVISDAGVLLDDLLVAEDLAAAETTSAASHAAAAAAAANVQAGRSPGTPGRFTYADERSKQTIPEAVPDGAVVLGTPVAPPVNGDMYTDISTENAMLQGPRRLSKGVEYLVEASAAEAEAISATLFFF encoded by the exons ATGGCGCGGAAGCGGAAATCGGACGCGACGCACTTCGACGAGGTCGATCGGACGCTCTACTCCATCTTCTGCAGCGCGGCCAACTCTCCTTCTAGGCCG TTGATTGCTTTGGTTGTTAAATGGATAGTGATTTCTGATGCAGGTGTGCTTCTTGATGACCTACTTGTTGCTGAAGATCTGGCTGCTGCCGAAACAACAAGTGCAGCTTCCCATGCTGCAGCAGCCGCAGCAGCTGCCAATGTACAAGCAGGAAGATCACCTGGAACACCTGGAAGATTCACATATGCTGATGAAAGATCAAAACAAACTATTCCAGAAGCCGTTCCTGATGGTGCAGTTGTGCTTGGTACTCCTGTTGCCCCTCCTGTTAATGGGGATATGTACACCGACATAAGCACTGAAAATGCCATGCTGCAGGGACCAAG GAGACTGAGCAAAGGTGTGGAATATTTGGTTGAAGCCTCGGCAGCAGAGGCTGAGGCAATTAGTGctactctattttttttttaa